The Sporomusa termitida genome has a window encoding:
- a CDS encoding FtsB family cell division protein, with protein sequence MAGYFCYVIILQQTELYQIRREMDVVNTRLAEAEGVNKSLTAEKKQLSMTEYIEKVAREQLGLVKPGEVPYIPAR encoded by the coding sequence ATGGCCGGGTACTTTTGTTATGTAATTATTCTTCAGCAGACGGAGCTTTATCAAATCCGCCGCGAAATGGATGTTGTGAATACCCGCTTGGCTGAGGCTGAAGGGGTTAATAAAAGTTTGACGGCTGAGAAGAAACAGCTGAGTATGACCGAGTATATCGAAAAAGTAGCCCGTGAGCAGCTTGGTTTGGTAAAACCGGGGGAAGTACCATATATTCCGGCCAGATAA
- the hpt gene encoding hypoxanthine phosphoribosyltransferase: MMDDVEKILFSEEELTARIREMGAAITADYAGKEILMIGILRGAVFFMADLARAVKQTVAIDFMAVSSYGAATSSSGVVRILKDLDEDVANKHVLIVEDIIDSGLTLNYLMENLWSRKPASIKICTLLNKPERRKVEVPIAYNGFTIPDYFVIGYGLDYAEKYRNLPFIGVLKPEAYAG; encoded by the coding sequence ATGATGGATGACGTGGAGAAGATATTGTTTAGTGAGGAAGAGCTGACTGCCCGGATTAGGGAGATGGGGGCAGCGATCACTGCTGATTATGCAGGCAAAGAAATATTGATGATTGGAATTCTGCGCGGGGCGGTTTTCTTTATGGCTGATTTGGCCCGGGCTGTCAAGCAGACTGTGGCTATTGATTTTATGGCTGTTTCCAGTTACGGGGCCGCGACTTCCTCCAGCGGCGTTGTCAGGATTTTAAAAGACCTGGATGAAGATGTGGCCAATAAGCATGTGCTTATTGTCGAGGATATTATTGATTCAGGACTGACACTAAACTACCTGATGGAAAACCTTTGGTCCCGTAAACCTGCCAGCATTAAGATCTGTACGTTGCTAAACAAGCCTGAACGGCGTAAGGTGGAGGTGCCGATTGCCTACAATGGCTTTACGATTCCCGATTACTTTGTTATCGGTTATGGACTGGATTATGCTGAGAAATATCGTAATCTCCCGTTTATCGGGGTGCTTAAGCCTGAAGCTTATGCAGGATAA
- a CDS encoding threonine/serine exporter family protein, whose product MTTKTGGGENMQILLEQIVDITILAGDIMLKNGAETSRVEETMFHIARSLGAVKVESFVIPTGVFVTVTDTTGRTSTIMRRVHDRTINLDRIAKVNELSWRLTDRRIDYQQAYAHLERIARERTGFSLVPSMLASGIVGGAAAILLNAGVAESLAAFTTALIVRYIAHVISRLHGVKFTFEFFGGMTAALVGMLFNHMWPELRPDNVVVGGIMPLVPGVAITNAIRDVIAGDLLSGLSRGLEAALTAVAVSMGVVIILAVSAY is encoded by the coding sequence TTGACAACTAAAACAGGCGGCGGGGAAAATATGCAAATCCTGTTAGAACAGATAGTCGACATAACAATTCTGGCCGGGGACATTATGCTGAAAAATGGGGCCGAAACCAGCCGGGTGGAGGAAACTATGTTTCATATTGCCCGGTCGTTAGGGGCCGTTAAGGTGGAGAGTTTTGTCATTCCTACCGGTGTATTTGTTACTGTCACTGATACAACCGGCCGGACCAGTACTATCATGCGCCGGGTGCATGACCGGACAATTAACCTTGACCGTATTGCCAAAGTAAATGAATTATCCTGGCGGCTGACGGACAGGCGGATTGATTATCAGCAGGCCTATGCCCATCTTGAGCGCATTGCCAGAGAACGGACCGGGTTTTCCCTTGTTCCCTCCATGCTGGCATCCGGGATCGTGGGCGGGGCGGCGGCAATTCTTCTAAATGCCGGCGTAGCTGAGAGTCTGGCTGCTTTTACCACCGCGCTGATTGTCCGGTATATTGCCCATGTCATTTCCCGGCTGCATGGTGTTAAGTTTACTTTCGAATTTTTTGGCGGTATGACAGCGGCCCTGGTAGGGATGTTGTTTAACCATATGTGGCCGGAGCTCCGGCCAGACAATGTTGTTGTGGGGGGAATCATGCCCTTGGTGCCGGGAGTGGCGATAACCAATGCGATTCGGGATGTTATTGCCGGTGACCTGCTAAGCGGGTTGTCCCGTGGGCTTGAGGCAGCGTTGACCGCTGTCGCCGTATCCATGGGGGTTGTAATCATTTTGGCTGTCAGCGCCTATTGA
- a CDS encoding S1 domain-containing RNA-binding protein codes for MSIEVGSVVEGVVTGITNFGAFVELPGGKVGLIHISEVADVYVRDVKDFLKEQDKVKVKVLSVDDRGKIGLSIKQLQPPAPRKQHSNDFRRSNRVNSLTFEDKLSKFLKDSDERLTDLKRNTDSKRGGNGGRGGAGGGGGGGSAARRAE; via the coding sequence ATGTCCATTGAAGTTGGCAGTGTTGTAGAAGGAGTTGTGACCGGCATAACAAACTTTGGCGCTTTTGTCGAATTGCCGGGTGGGAAGGTAGGATTAATTCACATCTCTGAAGTTGCTGACGTATACGTCCGCGATGTCAAAGATTTTTTGAAAGAACAAGACAAAGTTAAAGTTAAGGTCTTATCTGTAGACGATCGCGGCAAAATTGGCCTTTCTATTAAGCAGCTGCAGCCTCCTGCGCCAAGAAAGCAGCATTCCAACGATTTCCGCCGCTCTAATAGAGTGAATAGCTTAACCTTTGAAGATAAGCTAAGCAAATTTTTAAAAGACAGTGATGAGCGCCTGACTGATTTAAAGCGCAACACCGACTCCAAACGTGGCGGTAATGGTGGCCGGGGTGGTGCCGGCGGCGGCGGTGGCGGTGGCAGTGCAGCGCGCCGGGCTGAATAA
- the spoIIE gene encoding stage II sporulation protein E: MPKVSIITLPEEMLQAPPVRQPADSVPEDKPGFPWREFFDWIRLSLRALFHQDNLPVNLLALLIGRVSLMGEIAPFGLALFAAIAGLARERAAAAGVWALAGVISAGFYQEGIIYLLSMLLYWRLSDKLSRYERKVQAIPLFMFGCVFLSGMALTSLGASSLYGTMLVVFDATLCMILVFVFQYGAPLFLHNKIHQAGAENLICGIIMLAIAVAGLGSLTIYDFSVRNIAGSLIAMTLAFSGGSGLGASVGIITGLVVGLSDGDAASAIAMYALAGMLGGLFREMGKAAVLLGFILGSAIAVLYFGQPGELLLAMGEAAVAGAAFMLVPAARMSQWREPCIDQAGSAEAVRQTINNAVDKLTNIADIFKDLSGVFDSGSMNDSAAYSAKLKDRQLSQLLSAVGESICGPCERRGQCWDRDFYQTYQAMLDMLAWAEAGKLKAEAIPGIIRDTCINRQELVALISQVAESNRTHWYWHRKLTECRQVAVEQMKATGDIIGNLAQELKKGPQTDAEVAGMLAERAAVLGCPLSRVRVIGERGKVTVEAHKAVCDGTRECVNTVLPLTANLLQEKMALQAECGSRIRHKTCRLTMELGERYFVETGMATVPKETGGISGDTCIAQPVGRGRTALILSDGMGSGDAAASGSGHAVKFLQQLLAAGFEVDTAIKTVNSMLLIKMPGDMFATVDMAVVDTFTGETEFLKVGSAPSYIKRVREVTTINPAAPPMGILENVEIEPVRRVLAPGDIIVMVSDGMIDAARSSERETWVANFLRRIGSERPQDIAERLLKQAIDLAGGVAKDDMAVLVARVAERPELVQ; this comes from the coding sequence ATGCCAAAAGTATCTATTATTACCCTGCCTGAAGAAATGCTGCAGGCGCCGCCTGTCCGGCAACCGGCAGATTCTGTGCCTGAGGATAAGCCGGGGTTTCCCTGGCGGGAATTCTTTGACTGGATCAGGCTGAGTTTAAGGGCTCTGTTTCATCAGGACAACCTGCCGGTAAACCTGCTAGCCCTCTTAATTGGGAGAGTTTCGCTTATGGGGGAGATAGCCCCCTTCGGGCTGGCTTTATTTGCCGCCATTGCCGGGCTGGCCCGGGAGCGGGCCGCTGCCGCAGGCGTATGGGCACTGGCCGGTGTCATCAGTGCGGGCTTCTATCAGGAGGGAATTATTTATTTATTGTCAATGCTGCTCTACTGGCGCTTGTCAGACAAGCTTTCGCGCTATGAGAGAAAAGTACAGGCGATTCCGCTTTTTATGTTTGGCTGTGTATTTTTGAGCGGGATGGCACTTACCTCCCTGGGAGCATCTTCACTGTATGGAACCATGCTGGTTGTGTTTGATGCAACATTATGTATGATACTGGTTTTTGTTTTTCAATATGGGGCGCCCCTCTTCCTGCATAACAAAATTCATCAGGCCGGGGCGGAAAACCTGATTTGTGGAATTATTATGCTGGCCATCGCTGTAGCCGGGTTGGGCAGTTTAACGATATATGACTTTAGCGTGCGTAATATTGCCGGCTCGCTTATTGCCATGACCCTGGCATTTAGCGGCGGTTCCGGGCTGGGTGCTTCAGTCGGAATTATAACCGGCCTGGTTGTTGGCTTAAGTGACGGGGATGCCGCTTCAGCTATTGCCATGTATGCACTGGCAGGCATGTTGGGCGGATTATTCCGGGAAATGGGCAAGGCAGCCGTATTATTAGGCTTTATTTTAGGCAGTGCGATTGCGGTATTATATTTTGGACAGCCTGGTGAGCTGCTGCTGGCAATGGGTGAAGCAGCTGTGGCCGGGGCCGCCTTTATGCTGGTTCCTGCCGCCAGGATGAGCCAATGGCGCGAACCCTGCATCGACCAGGCCGGCAGTGCCGAGGCCGTACGGCAGACAATCAACAACGCAGTGGATAAACTGACTAATATTGCTGATATCTTTAAAGACTTATCCGGGGTCTTTGATTCTGGCAGCATGAATGACAGTGCTGCCTATAGTGCAAAGCTTAAAGACCGGCAGCTGTCGCAGCTGCTGTCGGCAGTCGGGGAAAGTATATGCGGACCCTGTGAGCGCCGGGGCCAATGCTGGGATCGTGATTTTTATCAAACCTACCAGGCTATGCTTGATATGCTGGCTTGGGCTGAAGCCGGAAAGCTTAAAGCAGAAGCTATTCCCGGCATTATAAGAGATACATGCATAAACCGGCAGGAGTTGGTAGCTCTTATCAGTCAAGTGGCGGAAAGCAACAGGACACACTGGTACTGGCACAGAAAGCTGACAGAATGCCGCCAGGTGGCGGTTGAACAGATGAAGGCCACCGGGGACATAATTGGCAATCTGGCGCAGGAGTTAAAAAAAGGGCCGCAAACAGATGCTGAGGTTGCAGGTATGCTGGCAGAGCGGGCCGCAGTATTAGGCTGCCCGCTAAGCAGAGTACGGGTGATCGGCGAGCGGGGCAAGGTGACGGTAGAGGCTCACAAAGCTGTGTGCGATGGCACGCGGGAGTGTGTTAATACGGTCCTGCCGCTTACGGCCAACTTATTGCAGGAAAAAATGGCATTACAGGCTGAGTGCGGCAGTAGGATACGGCATAAGACCTGTAGATTAACCATGGAACTGGGGGAGCGCTATTTTGTGGAAACAGGTATGGCAACAGTGCCCAAAGAAACCGGCGGAATATCTGGTGATACCTGTATTGCCCAGCCTGTCGGCCGGGGCCGGACAGCACTTATCTTAAGTGACGGTATGGGGAGCGGGGACGCAGCGGCCAGCGGGAGCGGACATGCTGTAAAATTTCTACAGCAGCTGCTGGCGGCAGGCTTTGAAGTTGATACAGCTATTAAAACAGTAAATTCAATGTTATTGATAAAAATGCCGGGAGATATGTTTGCTACAGTGGATATGGCCGTAGTTGACACGTTTACCGGTGAAACGGAATTTCTGAAAGTGGGCTCGGCCCCCAGTTATATAAAACGGGTGCGGGAAGTAACGACAATTAATCCGGCCGCCCCGCCGATGGGCATATTGGAGAATGTCGAGATTGAACCTGTGCGGCGGGTATTGGCTCCAGGTGATATTATTGTTATGGTCAGTGACGGCATGATTGATGCGGCCCGCAGTTCGGAACGGGAAACCTGGGTGGCGAACTTCCTTCGCCGTATAGGGAGCGAGCGGCCACAGGATATTGCCGAGAGATTATTGAAACAGGCAATCGACCTAGCCGGCGGTGTGGCTAAAGATGATATGGCCGTGCTGGTAGCCAGGGTGGCTGAACGGCCGGAGCTTGTGCAGTAA
- the ftsH gene encoding ATP-dependent zinc metalloprotease FtsH encodes MNKFFRNVSFYLLIIIIAISIIDYYSSRTTPKQEISYTQFLKQVEEQKVERVTIVDNTIRGKLKDGQEFTTIAPDDPTLINQLRDKSVDIKAEQPPQPPWWTTIFSSILPMLLLIGVWFFIMQQTQGGGNRVMSFGKSRAKLHGEEKTKVTFADVAGADESKQELEEVVEFLKHPKKFNDLGARIPKGVLLFGPPGTGKTLLARAVAGEAGVPFFSISGSDFVEMFVGVGASRVRDLFEQAKKSAPCIVFIDEIDAVGRQRGAGLGGGHDEREQTLNQLLVEMDGFGVNEGIIIIAATNRPDILDPALLRPGRFDRQIVVDRPDVKGRLEILKVHTKGKPVAKEVDLDVLARRAPGFTGADLSNLVNEAALLAARRNKRRIEMPELEEAVERVVAGPERKSKVISDKEKKLTAYHEAGHALVGMMLTHTDPVHKVSIIPRGRAGGYTLMLPKEDRYYATRTELLEQLNTLLGGRVAEAVVLGEISTGAQNDLERATDLARKMITEYGMSEALGPITFGRRQEQQVFLGRDISRDRNYSEEVAYSIDKEVRRMIEAAYAKTEEMLKDNIEKLHLVANALLERETLEGEELSQLLNQGKINQKDKNSDDDQPPVDVAPVNAQDGLDDGTGPKVVYSFGLPDSRY; translated from the coding sequence TTGAACAAGTTTTTCCGGAATGTAAGTTTTTACCTGTTGATTATCATCATAGCCATATCGATAATCGACTATTATTCGTCACGGACGACCCCTAAACAGGAAATCAGCTATACTCAGTTCCTAAAGCAGGTAGAGGAACAGAAGGTTGAGCGGGTGACTATTGTTGACAATACCATTCGCGGTAAGCTGAAAGACGGGCAGGAGTTTACCACCATTGCCCCCGATGATCCTACGCTGATCAATCAGCTGCGGGATAAGAGTGTGGATATTAAGGCCGAGCAGCCGCCGCAGCCTCCGTGGTGGACGACTATCTTTTCTTCTATTCTGCCAATGCTGTTGCTCATTGGTGTGTGGTTTTTCATCATGCAGCAGACCCAGGGCGGCGGTAACCGGGTAATGTCGTTTGGCAAATCACGGGCTAAGCTGCATGGGGAAGAGAAAACCAAGGTTACGTTTGCGGATGTGGCCGGTGCTGATGAATCCAAGCAGGAATTGGAGGAAGTTGTCGAATTTCTGAAGCATCCCAAAAAGTTTAATGATTTAGGAGCCCGTATCCCGAAAGGCGTGCTGTTATTCGGGCCGCCTGGTACAGGCAAAACGTTATTGGCCCGGGCGGTAGCCGGTGAAGCCGGGGTTCCATTCTTTAGCATCAGTGGCTCTGACTTTGTTGAGATGTTTGTTGGTGTTGGGGCATCAAGGGTACGGGACCTGTTTGAGCAGGCCAAGAAAAGTGCGCCCTGTATTGTATTTATTGACGAAATTGACGCTGTCGGCCGTCAGCGCGGGGCCGGTCTTGGCGGTGGTCATGATGAGCGCGAACAGACATTAAATCAGTTGCTTGTTGAAATGGATGGCTTTGGTGTCAATGAGGGGATCATTATTATTGCTGCCACCAACCGGCCGGATATTCTCGATCCGGCGCTGCTGCGTCCCGGCCGGTTTGACCGCCAGATTGTGGTTGACCGTCCTGACGTAAAAGGCCGGCTGGAGATATTGAAAGTGCACACCAAAGGCAAACCTGTTGCCAAGGAAGTAGACCTTGATGTGCTGGCGCGCCGGGCCCCGGGTTTTACCGGCGCCGATTTGAGCAATCTGGTCAACGAAGCCGCGCTGTTGGCTGCCCGGCGTAACAAACGCCGTATTGAAATGCCGGAACTCGAAGAAGCTGTTGAGCGGGTAGTCGCAGGACCTGAACGCAAGTCCAAGGTTATCAGCGACAAAGAGAAAAAGCTCACAGCCTATCATGAAGCGGGTCATGCGCTGGTCGGCATGATGCTTACGCATACCGATCCTGTACACAAAGTATCGATTATTCCCCGCGGCCGGGCTGGCGGTTATACACTGATGCTGCCGAAGGAAGACCGTTACTATGCTACCAGGACTGAACTCTTAGAGCAGCTTAATACCCTTCTCGGCGGCCGGGTTGCGGAGGCTGTTGTGTTGGGTGAAATTAGTACCGGTGCGCAAAATGACCTTGAACGGGCCACCGATCTGGCGCGCAAGATGATTACAGAATATGGTATGAGTGAAGCGTTGGGGCCGATTACCTTTGGCCGCCGCCAGGAGCAGCAGGTTTTCCTGGGCCGGGATATTTCCCGGGACCGCAACTACAGCGAAGAGGTAGCCTACTCAATTGACAAGGAAGTCCGGCGGATGATTGAAGCCGCTTACGCTAAAACCGAAGAAATGCTGAAGGACAATATTGAGAAGCTGCATCTTGTTGCCAATGCGCTTTTGGAGCGAGAAACTCTGGAAGGCGAGGAACTGTCGCAACTGTTAAACCAGGGTAAAATTAATCAAAAAGATAAAAATAGCGATGATGATCAGCCACCTGTTGATGTGGCGCCTGTCAATGCCCAGGATGGGCTTGATGATGGCACAGGACCTAAGGTTGTTTATAGTTTTGGGTTACCGGATTCACGCTATTAA
- a CDS encoding lytic transglycosylase domain-containing protein, with translation MRSRLLSLWLILLIALTVQAVAYSLAVSLADYSRRAVYEKFSSGVVVMKEVSGLPYADKINQTGRAYGINPEIIAAVIKAESSFHPRALSKAGAYGLMQVIPGTWRLVNSQAKICNGRHEGECGSDCFYDPDLNITVGTYYLSQLIQRYGVHAELAVAAYNAGPGAVDKYGGIPPYTETTRYVEQVVANWCEISGHWPPGAAAAKKWEQAALMLVWVIMVTVVALFFVGKQLCCRYKSLRWR, from the coding sequence ATGCGTAGCCGGCTCCTGTCATTATGGCTGATTCTCCTGATTGCGCTTACAGTTCAGGCTGTAGCTTACAGCCTGGCTGTCAGTCTGGCTGACTACAGCCGCAGGGCTGTATACGAAAAGTTTTCATCAGGAGTTGTGGTTATGAAGGAAGTGAGCGGACTACCCTATGCCGATAAAATAAACCAGACTGGCCGGGCGTACGGTATTAATCCAGAGATCATTGCTGCTGTTATTAAGGCGGAAAGCTCTTTTCACCCCCGGGCTTTGTCTAAGGCCGGGGCCTATGGGTTAATGCAGGTTATTCCCGGCACCTGGCGGCTGGTAAACAGCCAGGCTAAGATCTGCAATGGCCGGCATGAAGGAGAATGCGGCAGTGACTGTTTTTATGATCCTGATCTTAATATTACTGTAGGCACCTATTATTTGAGTCAGTTAATACAACGCTACGGTGTTCATGCTGAATTAGCCGTTGCTGCCTATAATGCCGGGCCCGGTGCTGTTGACAAATACGGCGGCATTCCCCCCTATACCGAGACCACACGGTATGTTGAGCAGGTAGTAGCTAATTGGTGTGAGATAAGCGGCCACTGGCCGCCTGGGGCGGCAGCGGCTAAAAAATGGGAACAGGCCGCCTTAATGCTGGTCTGGGTAATTATGGTAACGGTTGTTGCCCTGTTTTTTGTGGGCAAACAGTTATGCTGCCGGTATAAATCCCTGCGCTGGCGATAA
- the yabP gene encoding sporulation protein YabP — MPIDNKTPKWRHQLTLVDREDLNVDGVVSLGSYDEKEIIMETDQGMLIVKGEGLNIKQLNLDQGNIIIEGIVKGMNYEDEQRQRKGLLERFLK; from the coding sequence ATGCCAATAGATAATAAGACGCCAAAGTGGCGGCATCAGCTGACACTCGTTGATAGGGAAGATCTTAATGTTGACGGGGTCGTCAGCCTGGGGAGCTATGATGAAAAAGAAATTATTATGGAAACTGACCAGGGAATGCTGATTGTTAAGGGGGAAGGGCTTAATATTAAGCAGCTTAATCTTGACCAGGGGAATATTATTATAGAAGGAATCGTAAAAGGCATGAATTATGAGGATGAACAACGGCAGCGCAAGGGCTTGCTGGAACGGTTTTTAAAATAA
- the yabQ gene encoding spore cortex biosynthesis protein YabQ, which yields MEFSTQLNTFLLIAATGILLGMLFDTYRVLRGYYRPPWLITSITDLLYWLVAAGIAFVALIMGNWGELRFYVFIAMFTGVAAYYRLASRHFLRLVILLFKLASHLWQTGKRMLVFTFIKPVRLLVKALFWPVRYIGRKCLAWYKKRQPPPPPPEEVPPP from the coding sequence GTGGAGTTTTCAACCCAATTGAATACCTTCCTGTTGATTGCCGCAACAGGAATCTTGCTGGGTATGCTTTTTGACACCTACCGGGTGTTGAGGGGATATTACCGTCCTCCCTGGCTGATTACTTCAATTACAGATTTATTATACTGGCTTGTGGCGGCAGGTATTGCTTTTGTAGCACTTATTATGGGTAACTGGGGTGAGTTGAGATTCTATGTGTTTATCGCCATGTTTACCGGTGTAGCTGCCTATTACCGGTTAGCCAGCAGACATTTTCTTAGATTGGTTATCCTGCTTTTTAAGCTGGCCAGCCACCTGTGGCAGACCGGGAAGCGTATGCTGGTGTTTACCTTTATTAAACCGGTGAGGTTGCTTGTAAAAGCATTGTTTTGGCCGGTCCGCTATATAGGCAGAAAGTGTTTAGCTTGGTATAAGAAACGGCAGCCACCGCCGCCGCCGCCGGAAGAGGTACCGCCTCCCTGA
- a CDS encoding threonine/serine exporter family protein, which translates to MFIVKVVAVLAMSIAIGVLYRIPRRLLGYASVTGVVGWIVMHGVVLNGVNSIMANFLGSMAVGLLAELLARILKKPATIFIVPGFIPLVPGREAYTAMRFMVEGRYDEGVAMGMLTLLTGGAIAFGIFVSSTLYRLTRLSTDYQIESRG; encoded by the coding sequence ATGTTTATTGTTAAGGTTGTAGCCGTTTTGGCGATGAGTATTGCGATCGGTGTCCTGTACCGTATTCCCCGCAGGCTTCTGGGCTATGCAAGTGTTACCGGGGTAGTGGGGTGGATTGTTATGCATGGGGTGGTTCTGAATGGGGTAAACAGTATAATGGCCAATTTTCTTGGCAGTATGGCTGTTGGCTTGCTTGCTGAACTTTTGGCCAGAATTCTAAAAAAGCCAGCAACAATTTTTATTGTTCCCGGCTTTATTCCTTTAGTCCCGGGGCGTGAAGCCTACACTGCCATGCGCTTTATGGTAGAGGGCCGGTATGATGAAGGGGTAGCCATGGGCATGCTGACACTGTTAACCGGAGGAGCGATTGCTTTCGGTATTTTTGTAAGTTCTACTTTGTATCGGTTAACACGCTTGAGCACAGACTATCAAATAGAGAGCCGGGGATAG
- the tilS gene encoding tRNA lysidine(34) synthetase TilS translates to MLAKVKAWVSRHRLLVPGSRILAACSGGPDSLALVHILNQLKDEYGFCLAVAHMNHMFRPEAAQEAEFVAAFSAGLGLACQVTSINVPGYQQANKLSAEEAGRILRYQYLRQVAADWGGAQIATGHHRDDQAETVLINLLRGAGSGGLRGMQPLSGDIIRPLLAVSRWEIEEYCLRQQLAPCQDSSNLTTDYLRNRVRLNLLPVLEADYNPAIREALWRLAVLAGDEHDYIYQEAGKLWGTIINADRGKAVINSRALADLHPALQRACIRQVIEKKRGTLTGISFIHVENLTNMALAGEVGSQMTLPGGLTARKTYTTLEVGAACITGVEHRLGTVPSEVAIPGITRIDSLTVTAEIVSAPAAGGRATAVFDLEQLCLPVTLRGRRPGDRFRPLGLNGSKKIKDFFIDSKVPESQRDSVPIVSDQQEIIWVAGYRQSEHGRITGNTKKILQLSITKQEEI, encoded by the coding sequence ATGCTTGCTAAAGTAAAGGCCTGGGTGAGCCGTCATCGGCTATTAGTACCGGGCAGCCGGATTTTGGCGGCTTGTTCGGGTGGCCCTGATTCGCTGGCTCTGGTGCATATACTCAACCAACTGAAGGATGAATATGGCTTCTGTCTGGCAGTAGCCCATATGAACCATATGTTTCGGCCCGAAGCAGCGCAGGAAGCAGAATTCGTCGCGGCTTTTTCCGCCGGTCTGGGGCTGGCGTGCCAGGTAACGTCAATTAATGTCCCTGGCTATCAGCAGGCCAATAAACTGTCGGCAGAGGAAGCGGGGCGGATACTCCGGTACCAATATCTGCGTCAGGTAGCTGCTGACTGGGGCGGGGCGCAGATTGCCACAGGCCATCATCGGGATGACCAGGCAGAAACGGTACTGATTAATTTACTGCGTGGTGCCGGTAGTGGCGGACTCCGGGGCATGCAGCCGCTAAGCGGTGATATTATCAGGCCGCTGCTGGCGGTAAGCCGCTGGGAAATTGAAGAATATTGCCTTAGGCAACAGTTAGCTCCCTGTCAGGACAGCTCTAACCTTACGACTGATTATTTGCGGAACAGGGTTAGACTGAACCTGCTGCCGGTGCTGGAGGCCGATTATAATCCCGCTATCCGTGAGGCGTTATGGCGTCTGGCGGTGCTGGCCGGTGATGAACATGATTATATTTACCAGGAAGCTGGCAAACTATGGGGGACAATCATTAATGCTGACCGGGGCAAGGCCGTCATTAACAGCCGGGCTTTGGCTGATTTGCATCCGGCCCTGCAGCGTGCGTGCATCCGGCAGGTTATTGAGAAAAAACGTGGTACCCTGACAGGAATAAGCTTTATTCATGTGGAAAATTTAACAAATATGGCATTAGCGGGTGAAGTCGGATCGCAGATGACACTGCCGGGGGGGCTGACTGCCAGGAAAACATACACAACGCTGGAAGTAGGGGCAGCTTGTATTACCGGCGTGGAGCACCGGCTGGGGACGGTACCGTCAGAAGTCGCTATACCTGGTATAACAAGGATAGACAGCTTGACGGTAACGGCCGAGATTGTTTCTGCGCCGGCCGCCGGGGGGAGGGCAACGGCCGTTTTTGACCTTGAGCAGCTTTGTTTGCCGGTTACCCTGCGGGGCCGCCGGCCAGGCGACCGGTTCCGGCCGCTCGGGCTTAACGGCAGCAAGAAAATTAAAGATTTTTTTATTGATAGCAAGGTGCCTGAATCTCAGCGGGACTCGGTTCCCATTGTCTCTGATCAACAGGAAATTATCTGGGTAGCCGGCTATCGCCAAAGCGAACATGGCCGCATCACCGGCAATACGAAAAAGATTTTGCAGCTTAGTATTACTAAACAGGAGGAAATTTGA